The genomic window GGAATTGTAGAAGGGTAAATAAACCTTATTGTTCAAAACAAAGGTAAAATAATAGCATCTATTGATGTCatacatttagttttaattattattgtataagtgTATTAACGTTGTGTTCGTTTTGACCTTTtgagataaaaatatcaaatttgcATACTTTCTATCGGCTAAGTAAACATCGGAAAATAAGCATGAATTATTTCGACACtatatttccattaaaatatttattagcatAATTATCAATCTCGTTTGATTTAAACGTCGTTTTCCATGACTTTGTTCTGTCTTCCGAAGTTATATGtacgggttcgattcccggccgagtcgatgtagaaaaagttcgttagttttctatgttatcttgggtctgggtgtttgttgtaccgtcgttacttctgattttccataacacaagtgctttagctacttacattggaatcagagtaatgtattggatgttgtcgaatatttatttatttatttattatgatatcggGTTCAATTATTGCTTTGCTCAAGGTAGTGTTTGATGGTTATGATTACTTTTTCAAAGATTTCTTCACCCTCGGCCCGTAGGTGAAACTTGCCAACCATGCGAGAGATACAATGTTtaagtgtgtatatatatattccccGCTCATATAACCCGGacgttttagtatataaaaggtttagttaactttatttttgatatacagCTAAGACCgttataataaaacttgattGAAACTTATTAATAGTAACGGTAAAGTCGAAACCGATttgatattaagtttattaaagttCTTTGTATCCTTActcaaatgattttaataatatttcgcaAAATAGATTTTTACGACAATTCCAATGCGGGAGGCATTCCATGCTCACACAGGTGCAAAAGCAACATTGAAGCGACTTTACCGTATATCCTCATGTGTTTTAggacttttataatatttataaggatTCAGTTAAGGGGCaataaagcaaaatattatacttttaatgaagttttttgCACTAGTACTCCGGAGTCCAAGGgtttcaactgcaaatgggACAAAGACGTAATGTCACTTCAGCTTCGGCCGCGGCGGCTACGGCTCTTAACACTGTTTTCTTAATATGAGATGAGGCCAAAATCACTTCTTATCTCAATCATTGATCATTAAAAAATGGCGTGGCTGGGGGATCAGCTTAAGAGAATAAGGAAAGGGATTTGTTACTTATTTTCGGTAACGGCTTTTGCTCATTCGATTCGGGCATTTAGAAAGAACTATCTACGTTTAATGTTGAAATTACTACTGCTGAATCGTTGGCTTCGATTTTAATCTATAGTTTTGAATGATTGGtcagataaacaaaaaaaatattgggtgtTCTTTCCAGAAGTTATCAGTCACAGTCAAGACTTTAGGaagttagaattatttattcttcTATGTTACCGAAAGCATCTTTCTAGCCTCAACTTGTTCCATTAGTATTTGCCGTCGGTATCGGATTATTAGAATGAGAGAATAGATGCTAACACTTCTATTTATGAATACACTTATATCCCATAGAGACAATGGGCTCGCTTGCATTTGAAAGAAATAcatcatattttgttatatgtccCCTGGTAGCttatttcttatttgtatatagttaaggccttGATGtacaaactatataatattgttttacttcTAATTAACAAAACTGACTttagagataaaatataatataaaaaaagaagttctcgaaaattatttgtaatgtacTAATAccattaaatctatattatatagccTTTTTCGTTTGTAGGAACAGAACTACTTCAGTGAGCCTGAGATCGACTCCGATTATCACTCACAGTCTCAGCACGTgcacaataaaaataaggtaagtcaaattaacaaataactttcgTTACTATATAAGATttcaacacaaattaattagGATAACTTTTCCATTTTTCAAGCATAACTGTACGAATACGTTTTTATGAGGAAGTATTAGATCCTTAACTATGACATTGCTGTTTTATTCGGTAAAAAATTAACCTATGTTATCATGGAAagtaattagttaaattaagaAAAGTATTGGCTGCTGTTGTCGAGCACTTTTGCCATTTTGATGGAAGTTCATTGACACCTCTGCTATAGAAATCCTCCGGTACGGAAATCGACGAGCTTTCTAAAGGCGTTTTTCATCGCCTGatcggttttaatttttttccataaTGAAAGGATTTCCAAACTCCaaacaaaatagaaaacttTTTGAGCGAGGTCTGATCATTTTGGTGGATAACGGAGAGTCGTATGTTCTGTTGTTTTGAGAGGATCTCTTAAGCGGTGTGTGGACGAAAGTCGTCGGACAGAAGAAGTAGACTGGACCAATTGATAAGTCTCAGTTCCTTAACAGCGAGTTCGACCATCTTCATTTGCAATCCTTCACACAATACCTCTGCAGTAGTGATTGTACCAGGTCTCAACAAGCAATTATGAACGATACAGATACAGATCCACCATGCACTCACAGGTAGCTCCTTTTCACATCATTTTCGTTTGGGATGTGGTTTTGCTGCCTCAATTGTGTTCGGCTAACTTTTTGGATCATCATTGAAGATCCACTTTTCATCACAAGACAAGGCGGGTTTTAACGCGAAGTTGTAGTTAGTCACCGGGTTCATATTATGGTATACACTTTTCATCTTTTTTATCTTTCTCATTTgacataattgaattaatatcatTGAAGGATGCTGCTAATGCTGCTCCCACTGTGGCTTTCAATTAATTCTTAATGAATTTCGTCCCCGGTCGGCCACgacaattaatattgaaattctaGAACGGAAGCAATTGAACCAAAAACTTACCATGTCTTCACTTGCGGCAACTGTTGTATACACGGCGTTGGTGTTGTTAATAGGTAATGTTTGTACTACATTGATAAAACGAGGGAATTCTAAAATGAAATGCGCCTTCGAATATTTCGTAAACATatcaaaatcaaagaaaaatcTAACGTCGAGAAAACATGAACAACTGAGGTTAAAAAGAAATAGCatagcatttataaaatatattgaaatataatattcttagtagaatgattaatttataatattaagtttcacACTAAGCAGTATTCAAAATCAGCAATTTTGTAAGTAAGGATTTAATATGAAGTAGTATTGACGTACAGGCAGACTTTGCTACTAACATCTAATATTATTACTCAAAAGACActattcaataaacatttagccactataaatattttaggctTGGAACTTGGAACAAAGGCTTTTAGAAATTAGAAAACCCTTttagaaatataagaaaatagcACACGTTGAAATGTAAAGATTTTTATGCTCTCGGATTAGCTTATACTATCTAGGTAGCAGAATCCAGCTCCTCAGCAACAGCAAGCAACATTGCTATCAGATAGCAGATCAATAATcaggtaatttttaaaattaggtcgttaattaaTACTATTCGTAATATTTGTACGACATGGTAccgtaatacatttttaaatttaaatatttttcgtgcTCAAATTTATACTCATTTTCATCGTAATCAATTAAACGGCACAGACATCGATGACCCGCGGAGCCGTTTAGTGGTTAATGTAAAAATCTTATCCACGGCAAAATATGTACATCCATATGACAGCTTTTATGGTGATCATATAGCgacaaagtatattattttaaaataatatacaaacatcCACAACTTATATATGatgtatatgataaaaaaataacgagaaAACCTCGAAAGACGCCTGATTGTGATTGGCTGAATTTTaaagacaacaaaaaatatttaccaaaacacaattctataaaaaaaatatcaatatttaaaacataattcaaCATATGCTATATTTATACGTGTTTGGCCTGAAATAATAGATTCATATAGGGTACAGAACCAACGTCTGAGGAATAAATTCAAGCAGATTTTCCTTGCCAGCTCCCTTTATTTACTGTAAAGGGAGCTTGTCTCTAGCCCTAAGGGCCTGCATTTCGCCGAATTATATAGTATTCATGCTTTAACAAATATGTTTCTAGTCTGTCCATACGAGCGTAGTCGAGTCGAGtagtatgacaaaaaaaatatttttctaaaagtcTAGTCATTCTTGAAACACTAAATCCtaccttttataaaaaacagcTAAAAATTAAGGGATTCTTTATCGTACTGTCAATGTTTACAAGTTGAAAAAATAATCTAGGAAGATTATAACTTGCTAATTTTATTAAGCGTACTTTTTTTACTCTAATTCGATAAAGTATAAAcggattttcaaatttaatacccACTAAGTATTATCCATTAAGTATTTATCTAAGTATTGATAGGTACCTAATCAATTTATTTGAGTACATATCGCGACTTGCTACCTCTTGATAGTTTTCCCTCTAATTCAGGAAAACttaaagtaaaagttttttttttcatattaacatTTTGTATTGGGCTTATTTGGTTGATATTTTTGATGAAAATGATGAATGAAAcgatataatttgaaaacatcTCGACCTaactatacattatattattccatagaaaaataattaccttgcaagaatgaaaatatttactaagcTGTGACGAGATTGGCGCAAATACCTATGTAATAAACAAACAGATGCAGCTTTGACATGACGTAATACGTAGTACATGAAAGGATCCCGCCGCACAATATCCGACGATGTGGCACCGGCACCCTTTATTACTTAAGGTTCACTTGGTTTGGTATTTGGTTGTTTGTGTTCATTGTCCAAAGTTACCAGtagagtatatataaaataaaaaaaattgaagcgtATTGAAAAATATGAACGAATACTCTCTCAAAACTAGAGGCcatcaaaatataatcaaagtacGGCTAATTCTTCCATTCAtccaataaaatttagtaaccTGTTATGTAAAACGACAgaactttacaaatattaaatttgtaaacgaTGATTATTTGTTCTGGATAATTTTCGtgatttactttatacaattaaaattactctATAGTTCTATTTTTGTTGTCGCTTCTCTTTTTCTATGTTTAAACTTTCTAGTGATCCTTACGCGTAAGCGCATAACATTGCTCTCGTAACGTTAACAGGCGTTGCGTGTGCACTTGCGTGCAGTTGCAAACGAACCGCTTCGCTcgtagaatgtacgtcacacaAGTTAACTAGTTTAGCGAATGTTTTTTAGAGAGTCTcatgtaaaattttgttttaattatataaatgttttaccaCAAAAACTCCAAATCCGATCGCATTTACCCAAAGATTCAAAGATTTCTTACGTTTCATCACACGTAGTTCATGCACAAGCATGTGGGAGAGGAAGAGTGAAATAGCTCCAATTACGTCGCATTTTCGAAACattttcgaaataattaaaaaacaagaaCCTTACAAGTGGCaggttatttcaattaaaatcattacatatttaaaaactattaatagttATAAGTGGCACCTTCTCTACGTAATAGTACCCTACAACAGTTTTTAGTGGCCGATCACTTGGCCCCACTACAgtttcgtaattatttattacataattatagaaataacatTTGTGGGCAACTGTAGGCATATTCAGACACTACTGAATGATCATTATGCatgttaaataatgaataattaatatcagtACTGTTGTCGTGGGCGCTGCCCCGCTCAACACGACGTGACTCTTATCAGCTGGTATTTTAAAGAACGCTTAACAATACAgcatttaattgaatacaaattaacGGCTTCAAGACGGCTTCTGATATATAGGTATACCTTTTATATTTCACTTTGTGTTCTTAACGCGACGGTGCCCCGATACACTTCCAAAGTGATGTACCtacttaaattaatgttttgatgAGTGAGGTAACTGTCATGTCGAGGTCGATCGAAATGAGACCGCTGAACTTTTACCATACGATCGAAATTAAGAAATTGTTGCTGTAAGCTGCTGCAGCTGCAAATTggtgaaaaatatttcacaaattattattttttactaattttcgGCTTAATTTTGACTCGCGAATGCATTTGTAATTACAAATTTCCTTTTAGATTAATGaggaaatttgttaaatatgaaCTATTAGTTAGTCGTTTCGAGTGCAATATCGGTCACAAAGGTCAAGCACCTCGACGGGTTGATGGTAATTACGAACAGTACCTATTCGATAGGCGATtgcttattttgatttgaaatagcTTAAAACCGTCAATGGATGCTAATGATTGAAAACACactcaatatataaatactgcTTAGTCCCGTCCCAATTAGCAGCTACGCTGACGGTGGAACAAGGGGTACAGTCATCCGATACAGAATTGATCGCTCAGATCAATAATATTGCTTAATATGAGACGTGCGAGGTGTATTGAAATGTAAAGTACGTACGTTGGTATGTAAAGTACgtccgtttttattttaaaaatctttaagctCAGCTTAGTTAAGCGTTTCTAAATCAGTGTCATGAATAAACggatatttaaattagaatccCCTTCATATTGTTAAAAACCACACTTCgaacataataaataacgtaatgtaattttctttaaaattatatattcaagatAAACGtcttataattatgaattgtaCCTTGTACGTATTTAAGTCAACTTGCCGCTATACTTTGTCATTCCAGTAAAACAATACCATTGAAATCTTAATACGATCTAACGTCGCTTTGTTGGTGAAATGTCTCGTTTAATAATACTGTAGACACCTTGtatgtactataataatatattttattaatcaaactgtttctagtttcttagcaGATTTAATTTACTTCATCGTTGAATATTATACcctttattgttatatttactaaTGGAATCCAATCCATCCCTTTCATCCCCTTGGATGGAAGCTCGTAAATTAAACGGAATAgagaataactttatttaaaagggATCGATTGTaaacaatcaataattaaattaaaaagaacatgatatttaaaaaatatatttaaaaaaaaggtaacagGTTGGTAAGAATCCTACAGCTAGTactaaacaaattacaaatgtaGTTATCGAGACTATCTTACgactacaataaataaattgcgaTGGCAAGTTTTAAGTACATGCAAAAATATTTCTCCGCcggtttaacaaaacaaaatatataaaataataatcggaTAGATTGgaaattataagaatttaagCAGGTTAGGTTAATAGTACAgatatatctaaaattaaaactatcgtCATGATACAATAACATGGAGTAATTATCTTGAGCTAGATTTATTACTAATGGTACTTTCGAAGGTAACATAATTTGGTTAAGTTAtggcttaaaatttaaatacgtgTTGACGGTATTTATTGTAACGGTgtctataacaaaatataatagatcAAGACCGGTACTGAAGaagaaatttgtttaaatgGTCGGGCGGCTTTGTACCTTGAAATCCTCTTTGAGAATTTTTATCCACATCACAATTCGATCTTAAGCTTCAGTGTGTATTTAGAATGCGCGACAAATGGGTAATCCTTTATAGTAGTGTGCTCCGCTGTAAAGTTTCTTCGGGGTTGATCTCCAGGAGAGAACGAGTGCTTTCTTGAAAGGTTCAGAGGTACATCCGCTGCAAACTTGCATCACGGCTTTTACTTCTGCCTCTGCTGGTTCTCTCTCATCGACCtgaaatgtgaaaaatataattgttatttagcCTTTACTTGAATATAGCATGattgtatttatgtagttaAATCTTACATTCTTCCTTTGTAAATTCTGTACTGGTAGATTGCCCACAACGCCAGCTAAACCATTGAGTAGGGACTGTTGGAACAATGTCTCGTCTTCTTTGTCTTCGAGTACATCTGGAGTGAGCAAAGCTTCATCGACAATAGATCCATCGGATAATGCTACAAGGCCTCGCTTGTCTTTTTTGCCTGttacacaatattaatattattttatgtacgtattgcgtcaattgaatatttaaattaattaaattaaaactttgcaatgtgaatattttgatgaatagtttataaaaaaaaaaaaaacaaagatcgCTGCTTGTACCTGCACTTTCTTCAACCAATTCCTTTTCCGGATTATCTCTTTTGTCTCGTTTGTGAGAATCTCTTTTGAACAAATTGTGCGAATTGGCGGTTTCGTCTATATATTGTACATTAGCGGGATTGAGAAGTGATCCTGATAAAACGACAGTAGTACCTTTGCTTGGTCCTAAAGGTCTAGAAGTATATCTTTGACTTTGGTCAACTGGGGATACCGACAAACCGACTAGAGGTACGTGAGCCCCTTGAATATTGCCATTAAACTGATTACTTTGAATGGGCTGAATACTGTTAAGAAACTGTTCCGAGACAATTCTATTCCCGAGTTGTCCGTTAGCGTATTCTTGTTGGAGCTGAAGACCATTAGAAAGTTGGACAGGTATCATTTGTTGCTGAGGACGCGCCAAGTTGAGATTAGCCGGTCTCTGTAATTGTcctccaattaaataatttccgtTGCCCAAAGGAGTGGCTGGAGGCGGTGGTGGTTCAGTGACTGCTTCTGTAGAAGTCTCGAACGGTGTACCGTCATGTTTGAAATGGTGCACGTGATGATGTTTGTGGTCCCTGTGAGCTTTTCCAGCAGTCAAAGCGACGTGGTATAATTGCAGCATCGTGATTTCACCGATAAGGCCTGATTGCTCtgcaatgtaaataaatattggcttttatttgttaataaacttATAAGATTGATTTTTGTCAATCAATAGTCTATACTAAATTAAGGTTTAAATTTTGTCATTTGAACACTTCGACTGACGGTAATTTTGGAATTTTACATACTTATGATTGGCTGTGCCTCGTCCTTTTTATACAAAAGCGATTGTTCTTGACCGCTGATTGCAGATCCACCGCCCTTTATAATATGACCAACGAGCTGTGaatgtttataaaaagaataaataaatacgactaTAAATAgtagagataaataaaatacgaactCAATTGAAACTGTTAAAGTGGCAATGGTTGCCAAGTAGTTGTCTCTCCGCAGCTTTAAAGGCAATAAATACGACAATAATCTTTGCACAATTTTATTGCATCTTTCTTCTTATTTCCTTTTAgtgatattcatttaaaatgacaTCACTAATTgcgtttatataatgtataaataaatgaattgatgTCAGTGAGGTCAGGCGGATACTGATACCGTCAAAGTTAACTCATTACAACTAATTACGACGTGTGGTATGAAGCGAACTAAACAGTATTAGGCAACTGGTTCTCAATTTACGtacaagttataatataattgcaattttcgtacatttcatattttaaatttataacatatgtaaACTTACCCTATTATGGAAACCTCTTCCTACTCTTTCACCGTTTACCCAAATCTGCCACTCGCCTGTTCTTCCATTCCATGATTGGCAAGCGTGGTACCacctttaaagataaaaaaagtgAAACGAATGTTAGTTAATCTCATCGAAGTATTTTGAAATGAACAATGAAatccttatatattatattttatttgcttataatcGATTGTCTGCtatgaaatttttttaaattacagtatgctgaaacattttaaagtaaaatatactgTCTTAGTACCTTGGTGGTTTGTTAagctttatttcataaaaatatcaatgattggaaaataattctattaataatttatgataatgaaTAACTCCTTTGTATTGGAAGTACAagacaaatatttcaaaaaaggaGCCTAATGATGGATGAAGTAGCAGTCAATCATTATTTGTATGTTGGTAATGATACCGAATAGAAATTCGGTATCATTTCATACAGTTTGACAAACTTTTTTTTGATAGGTTTTAGTTTTATCTTCTTTCTATACTACAATATTACAATTgagaaaataactctgtctgtcgctcttttaCTGACAAACCAATTAACCTAATTTGAcgatatttggtatgaagcaaacttgaactccaaggaaggacataggctacttttttgcctgaCACATGACAACAAACCCCTAAAACGCCAGCggtgcgggcgacaactagccATTAAATAAATGCAACTCCTCGCAACGTGTTCATATTTCTATCAATAATAATCACGTGCAATATCGATCTCTAGTCGCAGCGAGCgatgcgggcgacaactagccaataaataaatgcaactCCTCGCAACGTGttcatatttcttttaataataatcacgtGCAATATCGATCTCTAGTCGCATACTAGTAGAACCAATCTATAAGCGTTCACGTATTTACCTCACTTTGCGACTCTATCAGGACTACAATGATAATTACAGTTGACGTTTGACTTTCGTCATGTTTGCATTAGAGTTGCCTTCCGCGTGTGTCGTGGTCGTGTTTTGTTTCTCGACGCTTTCATCGCATTAAGCTCTTACAACAAGTTCCTACAACAAGCTCTTACAACCAGCTTCACTACTGCGAACTTACTTTAGTTTAGTTCAGTGGTGTTGTTATTATGCGTGCGACGTATGtaggttatattatattgctgACTTCGGATCTTATATCCTTATACAGTGACTGGGAGCAATAAGATTTCGTTTTGTTTCACATGATTGATAGTCTTTCGTAAATGTAATTCGAATACATATGCACCGTCCTCGTATATTGAGAAATAAATCACGTCGTATTCTACAAGACTGGGCTTTGCTTACTTAGATTACAACGTGTTAAGATAAATCAGCATCTAAAATGTTACTTaatctcatttttatttagtataccGTATAATGCATATCTATATCAGTTCTTGTATATCTTTGAGACGAATAGACATCATAGCCGTTTGATCTATCGCCATGAAAGTTGACACATATGTATGGATACCGCTTGATTGGAAACTAGAGACAACTGCTCTAGCGATCTACTTCTACCATCCAACCGTTAGCCATGAAAATTGTATACATAACAGGTCGTCTCCCGATTTTcactagtattttaataatcttctTAACAATAACAGACTCCATTtatgatgtaattttaaaatttcactcCATATGAACTATTCTCGTCAACGATACACAATGTAGAACAATAATAACAGAGAAATTCACAGCGTAATCACTTTGATTCAAATACAGGAAGTATAAAGCGAGTATGTATGTTTTAGggaaaatacagttttttttttttaattatagggggcaaatgagcaggaggctcacctgatggaaagtgattaccaccgcccatggacatctgcaacatgaaggttgcaggtgcgttgccggccttttagaaaggagtacgctcttttttttaaGGTTCCCAAGCcgtatcggttcgaaaaaaccgccggc from Vanessa tameamea isolate UH-Manoa-2023 chromosome Z, ilVanTame1 primary haplotype, whole genome shotgun sequence includes these protein-coding regions:
- the LOC113404164 gene encoding uncharacterized protein LOC113404164, whose protein sequence is MSYLCHEASLSVILNVVGSEWGGLVTTRRWLVSSSCVCGCVCASRWCFGDFTKMRIVILCASLVAVIAGEADWHPIIPDTPLAYSTYSKSPERSLDASSQLKIVNRRPLQPRPPSFTPNKASNLYNPAPSPGSDSCSVYKVSMNQELFYQYVEYETTLPDLKEFTLCMWTKFHNHSEDHPLFSYSVGDSPKEISAWISNTKEASYFSMAVHGQTFFRLNYPLKLNTWYHACQSWNGRTGEWQIWVNGERVGRGFHNRLVGHIIKGGGSAISGQEQSLLYKKDEAQPIIKQSGLIGEITMLQLYHVALTAGKAHRDHKHHHVHHFKHDGTPFETSTEAVTEPPPPPATPLGNGNYLIGGQLQRPANLNLARPQQQMIPVQLSNGLQLQQEYANGQLGNRIVSEQFLNSIQPIQSNQFNGNIQGAHVPLVGLSVSPVDQSQRYTSRPLGPSKGTTVVLSGSLLNPANVQYIDETANSHNLFKRDSHKRDKRDNPEKELVEESAGKKDKRGLVALSDGSIVDEALLTPDVLEDKEDETLFQQSLLNGLAGVVGNLPVQNLQRKNVDEREPAEAEVKAVMQVCSGCTSEPFKKALVLSWRSTPKKLYSGAHYYKGLPICRAF